A single Callithrix jacchus isolate 240 chromosome 4, calJac240_pri, whole genome shotgun sequence DNA region contains:
- the TBCC gene encoding tubulin-specific chaperone C, whose protein sequence is MESQRDLSLVPERLQRREQERQLEVERRKQKRQNQEVEEEKRDFFTAAFARERAAVEELLEGAGSVELLEEAASRLQGLQKLLNDSVLFLAAYDLRQRQEALVRLQAALAERRQELQPKKRFAFKTRRKDAASSTKVGAAPGIPPAVESIQDSPLPQKAEGDLGSSWVCGFSNLESQVLEKRASELHQRDVLLTELSNCTVKLYGNPNTLRLTKAHGCKLLCGPVSTSVFLEDCSDCVLAVACQQLRIHSTKDTRIFLQVTSRAIVEDCSGIQFAPYTWSYPEIDKDFESSGLDRSKNNWNDVDDFNWLARDMASPNWSVLPEEERNIQWD, encoded by the coding sequence ATGGAGTCCCAGCGGGACCTGAGTCTGGTGCCTGAGCGGCTTCAGAGACGCGAACAAGAGCGGCAGCTGGAAGTGGAAAGGCGGAAACAAAAGAGGcagaaccaggaggtagaggaggaGAAGCGCGACTTTTTCACCGCCGCCTTTGCTCGGGAGCGGGCGGCCGTGGAAGAGCTTTTGGAGGGCGCGGGGTCGGTTGAACTGCTAGAGGAGGCGGCCTCTCGGCTCCAGGGGCTGCAGAAACTTCTCAACGACTCGGTTTTGTTTCTAGCCGCTTACGACCTGCGGCAGAGACAAGAGGCGCTGGTGCGGCTGCAGGCGGCCCTGGCCGAGCGGCGTCAGGAGCTGCAGCCCAAGAAGCGTTTCGCTTTCAAGACCCGGAGAAAAGATGCTGCTTCGTCTACCAAAGTAGGCGCGGCTCCTGGCATCCCCCCGGCAGTTGAAAGCATCCAGGACTCCCCGCTGCCCCAGAAGGCGGAGGGAGACCTCGGCTCCAGCTGGGTCTGTGGTTTCTCCAACCTGGAGTCCCAAGTCTTGGAGAAGAGAGCCAGCGAGTTGCACCAGCGCGACGTCCTTTTGACCGAACTGAGCAACTGCACAGTCAAACTGTATGGAAATCCCAACACCCTGCGGCTAACCAAGGCCCACGGCTGCAAGCTGCTCTGCGGTCCGGTGTCCACCTCTGTTTTCCTGGAGGACTGCAGTGACTGCGTGCTGGCAGTAGCCTGCCAACAGCTCCGCATACACAGTACGAAAGACACTCGCATCTTCCTGCAGGTGACTAGCAGGGCCATCGTGGAGGACTGCAGTGGGATCCAGTTCGCCCCTTACACCTGGAGCTACCCGGAGATCGATAAGGACTTCGAGAGCTCTGGTTTAGATAGGAGCAAAAATAACTGGAACGATGTTGACGACTTTAACTGGCTGGCCCGGGATATGGCCTCTCCAAACTGGAGTGTTCTTCCTGAAGAGGAGCGAAATATCCAGTGGGACTAA